One genomic region from Actinocatenispora thailandica encodes:
- a CDS encoding helix-turn-helix domain-containing protein: MAKPIGPTIPRWQLGEQLQRLRIAAGYSRQQTAQRLRCSVSKIEKVEGGQVRAKLAELETMLAEYGVPEDEWPPLLELQRLGATRGWWSKFGRLPLPFTEFLGLEMAAETIRTFELAVVPGLFQTEPYARALTESDTVGMTPEWLEREVGLRMDRQKQILSDDPPQILLVLDEAALRRQIGGPKVMRDQLAHLVDLAKTVHLQVVPFEHGGYPGIAGRFVVFDFPEDLHSPVVYVESQAGNLYMEKGIDIRRCSLAFDHLLGAALSRPKSVALIKDIARHLE; encoded by the coding sequence ATGGCCAAGCCGATCGGCCCCACGATTCCGCGCTGGCAGCTCGGTGAGCAGCTGCAACGACTGCGCATCGCCGCCGGCTACAGCCGGCAGCAGACTGCCCAACGGCTCCGCTGCTCGGTCAGCAAGATCGAGAAGGTGGAGGGCGGCCAGGTCCGCGCCAAGCTCGCCGAACTGGAGACGATGCTCGCCGAGTACGGCGTACCCGAGGACGAATGGCCACCCCTGCTCGAACTGCAGCGACTCGGCGCCACCCGCGGCTGGTGGTCCAAGTTCGGCCGACTTCCGTTGCCGTTCACCGAGTTCCTCGGTCTGGAGATGGCCGCCGAGACCATCCGCACCTTCGAACTCGCCGTAGTCCCCGGCCTCTTCCAAACCGAGCCCTACGCCCGCGCCCTCACCGAGTCCGACACCGTTGGGATGACCCCGGAATGGCTCGAACGCGAGGTCGGCCTGCGCATGGACCGGCAGAAGCAGATCCTCTCCGATGACCCGCCCCAGATCCTGCTGGTGCTCGACGAGGCAGCCCTACGCCGCCAGATCGGTGGCCCGAAGGTGATGCGCGACCAACTCGCCCACCTCGTCGACCTCGCCAAGACGGTCCACCTCCAGGTCGTCCCCTTCGAGCATGGTGGCTATCCGGGTATTGCCGGACGGTTCGTTGTCTTCGATTTCCCCGAAGACCTGCACAGCCCGGTGGTCTACGTCGAGAGCCAAGCGGGCAACCTGTACATGGAGAAGGGCATCGACATCCGTCGGTGTAGCCTGGCCTTCGATCATTTGCTGGGTGCCGCCCTCAGTCGACCCAAGTCGGTCGCCCTCATCAAAGACATCGCCCGGCACCTGGAGTGA
- a CDS encoding DUF397 domain-containing protein, translated as MTPNPSATRWRKSSRSNTGGNCVEIADSPGVIAIRDSKNPAGPVLTVTHDAWTAFMSALNQETLA; from the coding sequence ATGACCCCGAATCCGAGCGCTACTCGCTGGCGCAAGAGCAGTCGCTCGAACACCGGAGGCAACTGCGTCGAGATCGCAGATTCCCCTGGCGTCATCGCGATCCGGGACTCGAAGAACCCGGCCGGACCAGTACTCACTGTCACCCACGACGCCTGGACCGCCTTCATGAGTGCGCTCAACCAGGAAACCCTCGCCTGA
- a CDS encoding TetR/AcrR family transcriptional regulator, with translation MRQDARENRERILAAAEEVFGTRGGAAGSTEEVARRAGVGHATVFRHFPTKEELIEATLLRHFDRLTDQALAIAATPDPATGWRTLLRTMIETGGTKLTLGTLLPAKPSPAAIDASNRLKAAVSEVLRQAQNSGAVRPSVTVDEVYLLLRGLAQASATMPPHPETLSRVIDIVLSGLSQPTI, from the coding sequence ATGCGCCAAGATGCCCGAGAGAACCGAGAGCGGATCCTCGCCGCGGCCGAAGAGGTCTTCGGTACCCGGGGCGGCGCGGCCGGATCGACCGAGGAGGTCGCCCGCCGAGCCGGCGTCGGCCACGCCACCGTCTTCCGCCACTTCCCCACCAAGGAGGAGCTGATCGAGGCGACCCTCCTGCGGCACTTCGACCGCCTCACCGACCAAGCCCTCGCCATCGCCGCAACCCCAGACCCCGCGACAGGATGGCGCACCCTGCTTCGCACGATGATCGAAACGGGGGGCACCAAACTCACCCTGGGCACGTTGCTGCCCGCGAAGCCGTCCCCCGCCGCCATCGACGCCTCGAACCGCCTGAAGGCGGCCGTCAGCGAGGTACTCCGCCAGGCACAAAACAGCGGAGCCGTCCGACCCTCTGTCACCGTCGACGAGGTCTATCTCCTCCTCCGCGGCCTGGCCCAGGCGTCCGCGACCATGCCGCCCCACCCCGAAACACTGTCCCGGGTCATCGACATCGTCCTGTCCGGCCTCTCCCAGCCGACCATCTAA
- a CDS encoding alpha/beta fold hydrolase has product MRVIDVDGTRLALSVWGEPADPPVVLLHGSGPTRSAWDATAPGLARSHRVYAMDMRGYGDSDRPGAHSLERLRDDVTGVMAELTPGRYSVVGHSLGGTVAWLVAQRCPDRVSHLVAVDSAPPRDPFVAELGPRPDPEPPYDWDAMVALVSQLAQPDPAWWAGLTAVTAKTLILAGGPSSHVPQQILADAHAAVPGSRLVEIPVGHDIHRDAPDRFLAEVVPWLTS; this is encoded by the coding sequence ATGCGAGTGATCGATGTCGACGGAACGCGGCTGGCGCTGTCGGTGTGGGGCGAGCCGGCGGACCCGCCGGTGGTACTGCTGCACGGCAGCGGGCCCACCCGGTCTGCATGGGACGCGACCGCACCGGGGCTCGCTCGGTCGCATCGCGTGTACGCGATGGACATGCGCGGCTATGGCGACAGCGACCGGCCCGGGGCGCACTCCCTCGAGCGGCTGCGCGACGACGTGACCGGGGTGATGGCCGAGCTGACCCCGGGCCGGTACTCGGTGGTGGGGCACTCGCTGGGCGGCACCGTGGCGTGGCTGGTCGCCCAGCGCTGCCCGGACCGCGTCTCGCACCTGGTTGCCGTGGACAGCGCGCCGCCCCGGGACCCGTTCGTCGCCGAGCTCGGGCCACGCCCCGACCCCGAGCCCCCGTACGACTGGGATGCCATGGTGGCGCTGGTGTCCCAGCTGGCCCAGCCCGACCCGGCCTGGTGGGCGGGACTGACCGCGGTCACCGCGAAGACGCTGATCCTGGCCGGTGGCCCGAGCAGCCATGTGCCGCAACAGATCCTGGCCGACGCGCACGCCGCCGTGCCCGGATCCCGGCTGGTCGAGATTCCCGTCGGGCACGACATCCACCGCGACGCCCCGGACCGTTTCCTCGCCGAGGTCGTCCCCTGGCTGACGTCCTGA
- a CDS encoding DUF2127 domain-containing protein: protein MDWNLRACARRGHVTYAPAEAELRDRLCATTPQGEAWRCLRCGTYAVGAPAGGGPADHAPLIPRGAAIRDRLIIRILAVERFLRGLLIAAAALAVWWFRDSQVDLSRVFESDLPLVRPLADKFGYDLTDSPIVDEIRKSFTLSHTVLLVIAAALLGYALIELVEGVGLWLVKRWAEYFTVVATAAFLPLEIYELSEKFTWLRIGALLFNVVAVIYLLVTKRLFGLRGGADAAHAALLGESLLEVERAAV from the coding sequence ATGGACTGGAACCTGCGTGCCTGCGCCCGGCGCGGGCACGTCACGTACGCGCCGGCCGAGGCGGAACTGCGCGACCGGCTGTGCGCCACGACACCGCAGGGCGAGGCGTGGCGGTGCCTGCGCTGCGGCACGTACGCGGTCGGGGCACCCGCCGGCGGCGGCCCGGCCGACCATGCCCCGCTGATCCCGCGCGGTGCTGCGATCCGGGACCGGCTGATCATCCGGATCCTCGCCGTCGAACGGTTCCTGCGCGGCCTGCTCATCGCCGCCGCCGCGCTGGCGGTCTGGTGGTTCCGCGACTCGCAGGTCGACCTGAGCCGGGTGTTCGAGTCGGACCTGCCGCTGGTGCGGCCGCTCGCCGACAAGTTCGGGTACGACCTGACCGACTCGCCGATCGTCGACGAGATCCGGAAGAGCTTCACGCTCAGCCACACCGTGCTCCTGGTCATCGCCGCGGCGCTGCTGGGGTACGCGCTGATCGAACTCGTCGAGGGCGTCGGGCTGTGGCTGGTCAAGCGCTGGGCCGAGTACTTCACCGTGGTGGCGACCGCGGCGTTCCTGCCGCTGGAGATCTACGAACTGTCCGAGAAGTTCACCTGGCTGCGGATCGGTGCGCTGCTGTTCAACGTCGTCGCGGTGATCTACCTGCTGGTCACGAAGCGGCTGTTCGGCCTGCGCGGCGGCGCGGATGCGGCACACGCCGCACTGCTCGGCGAATCCCTGCTCGAGGTCGAGCGCGCCGCCGTCTGA
- a CDS encoding nuclear transport factor 2 family protein yields the protein MPSSPADVVRAVAEGVGRVIAGGLSEQEKEAEFDRLASLYAAETDVRHPFAPLGDTPLHTRAEVRHHFSDGPAWQVDRFEPVGRIHETADPEVVIYEFSYVGSRDGRDFAVPCIFVVRVRDGVIVESRDYVDHLGMARAFGRLDDLATALSA from the coding sequence GTGCCATCTTCACCAGCCGATGTCGTCCGCGCCGTCGCCGAAGGGGTCGGCCGGGTGATAGCCGGTGGCCTGAGCGAGCAGGAGAAGGAGGCGGAGTTCGACCGTCTCGCGAGCCTGTACGCGGCGGAGACCGACGTCCGGCATCCGTTCGCACCGCTGGGTGACACTCCCCTGCACACCCGCGCCGAGGTGCGGCACCACTTCTCCGACGGGCCGGCCTGGCAGGTCGACAGGTTCGAGCCGGTGGGCCGGATCCACGAGACCGCCGATCCCGAGGTGGTCATCTACGAGTTCAGCTACGTCGGCTCGCGGGACGGTCGGGACTTCGCGGTGCCGTGCATCTTTGTGGTCCGGGTGCGGGACGGAGTCATCGTCGAGTCGCGCGACTACGTCGATCACTTGGGCATGGCTCGGGCGTTCGGGCGGCTCGACGACCTGGCCACCGCGCTGTCCGCCTGA
- a CDS encoding S8 family serine peptidase, which produces MTDVFARTPRNETRHRTAALAAIVAGGLTALAISAPVAASSDGQWYLDALHVRQAQKISTGRGVTVAVIDSGIDKTRPALSGRLVPGKCFGSAKGADPTLDFNGHGTGMAGLVGGNGKDSRQILGMAPGAQLMPLCVSGDDTTQDALLSSITPAIRYAVDHGATVISMSLGAYENHALDSTVAKLHNGIAYAEAHNVVLVAGVGNKGQGNEGVLSPARLSGVVAVSGIGTNGKLWNDSVTGEQVALAAPAEHILSTDTTNKFKDGKPVDSTGYQIASGTSAATALVAGAAALVRAKYPKLDAANVINRLIKTADHKGVPGRNPQYGYGIVDPVKALTAHVDPVDSNPLGQLDARGTGGSSSKAVAAPGKTGNGGGSNVGVWIAVGATVLVIIVVLIVVLAARSRRRRAPVTADGWQPSTQPSRDPGSLGPGRPRR; this is translated from the coding sequence GTGACCGACGTGTTTGCACGCACTCCCCGAAACGAGACCCGGCACCGGACCGCCGCGTTGGCGGCGATCGTGGCCGGCGGACTCACCGCACTGGCCATCAGCGCGCCGGTCGCGGCGTCGTCCGACGGCCAGTGGTACCTCGACGCACTGCACGTGCGCCAAGCGCAGAAGATCAGCACTGGCAGAGGCGTCACCGTCGCGGTCATCGACTCCGGCATCGACAAGACACGGCCCGCTCTCTCCGGCCGACTGGTCCCGGGAAAGTGCTTCGGCAGCGCCAAGGGTGCTGATCCGACGCTGGATTTCAACGGCCACGGCACAGGCATGGCGGGATTAGTCGGCGGCAACGGCAAAGATAGTCGACAGATCCTCGGGATGGCTCCGGGAGCCCAACTCATGCCGTTGTGCGTGAGCGGGGACGACACGACGCAGGATGCTTTGCTAAGCAGTATCACTCCGGCGATTCGGTATGCGGTTGATCACGGCGCGACGGTGATCAGCATGTCGCTCGGAGCGTACGAGAACCATGCCCTGGACAGCACCGTCGCAAAGCTACACAACGGTATCGCGTATGCCGAAGCGCACAATGTAGTGCTGGTCGCGGGCGTTGGCAACAAGGGTCAAGGCAACGAGGGTGTTCTCAGCCCCGCACGGCTTTCCGGTGTCGTCGCGGTCTCCGGGATCGGCACGAACGGAAAACTCTGGAACGACTCCGTGACGGGAGAACAGGTGGCGCTCGCCGCTCCCGCCGAGCACATTTTGAGCACCGACACGACCAACAAGTTCAAGGATGGTAAGCCGGTCGATTCCACCGGATACCAGATCGCCAGCGGGACCAGCGCTGCTACGGCGTTGGTGGCGGGGGCGGCGGCGTTGGTGCGAGCGAAGTATCCGAAGTTGGATGCGGCCAACGTGATCAACAGGCTCATCAAGACGGCCGACCACAAGGGGGTCCCGGGCCGGAACCCGCAGTACGGGTACGGGATCGTCGATCCGGTCAAGGCGCTCACCGCGCACGTCGATCCGGTAGACAGCAACCCGCTCGGGCAGCTCGACGCGCGGGGCACCGGCGGCAGCTCGTCGAAGGCGGTTGCCGCACCCGGCAAGACCGGTAACGGCGGCGGGAGCAATGTCGGGGTGTGGATCGCGGTCGGCGCCACCGTACTGGTGATCATCGTCGTCCTGATCGTCGTGCTCGCGGCCCGTTCCCGCCGCCGCAGGGCCCCCGTAACGGCGGACGGCTGGCAACCAAGTACCCAGCCCTCCCGGGATCCCGGCAGTCTGGGTCCCGGGAGGCCGCGACGATGA